Below is a window of Hyphomonas neptunium ATCC 15444 DNA.
GCGGAGAACCAGTAGGAGCCGGTCGCATAAATCGTGGCGGCGGCGTTGCGGGCTTTTTCGGCACCGAGCAAGGCAGAGATGGGATGGCCATTTGCGATGGCCTTGCCCCAGCTGGAGAGATCCGGCTTCACGCCGACGCGCGCCCAGCTGGAATCGCGGGCCAGGCGGAAACCAGCGCGGACATCATCGACGATCAGCAGCGCGCCGTTCTCATCGCAGAGTTCGCGGGCGCGGCGTGCATATTCCGTTGTCGGATCTTCCTGATCGACGAAGGTGTCGTGCTTGATGGGCGAGGCGAAGATGGCGGCGAGATCGTCACCGGCCTTGCGGACAGCTTCTTCGAGGCTGGCGACGTCGTTATAGGTGTAGAAGACCTGATTGGCGCGGTCGCTTGGCGCGGTGCCGTTTTTCACCGGTGTGCACCAGGGGGCGGCGCCGTGATAGGCGCCCTTGGCGAGGACGATGGTGTTCTTGCGGGTGAAGTTGCGGGCGACCATCATGGCCATTGTGGTGGCGTCCGTGCCGTTCTTGCAGAACATGGCCCAATCGGCATGGGAGACCATCGCGGTCATCTGCTCGGCGAGTTCCACCATGAGGCCGGCAGGGCCGGTCATCGTGTCGCCTTTCTTCAGCTGGTTGATGTAGGCCGCATCAATGGTTTCATGGCCATAGCCGAAGAGATTTGGGCCGTAGCCGCACATATAGTCAACGTACCGGTTGCCATCGGCATCCCACAGATAGGCGCCCGAAGCGCGATCAAAGAACTGGGGATAATCGTCTGGCAGGAGGCGGACGGATTGGTGGCCGTACATGCCGCCGGGAATGACCGCTTCGGCACGATCACGCAAAGCCTTGTCCACTGAGTTCGTCCACATGTTGCCCTCGCCGATTTTGCCGATAAGATAGTTTTGACTATCTTACTTAAGACCGATAT
It encodes the following:
- a CDS encoding aminotransferase class III-fold pyridoxal phosphate-dependent enzyme yields the protein MWTNSVDKALRDRAEAVIPGGMYGHQSVRLLPDDYPQFFDRASGAYLWDADGNRYVDYMCGYGPNLFGYGHETIDAAYINQLKKGDTMTGPAGLMVELAEQMTAMVSHADWAMFCKNGTDATTMAMMVARNFTRKNTIVLAKGAYHGAAPWCTPVKNGTAPSDRANQVFYTYNDVASLEEAVRKAGDDLAAIFASPIKHDTFVDQEDPTTEYARRARELCDENGALLIVDDVRAGFRLARDSSWARVGVKPDLSSWGKAIANGHPISALLGAEKARNAAATIYATGSYWFSAAPMAASLETMRLIRETDYLERTQSLGQRLRSGLDEAANRHGFALRQTGPAEMPLIMFEDDPGYSKGYAWNDALMKRGVYFHPWHNMFICAAMTEADIDHTIEVADDAFKFVRDAGTLPRIEKLAILGLLTDGH